The Seriola aureovittata isolate HTS-2021-v1 ecotype China chromosome 16, ASM2101889v1, whole genome shotgun sequence genomic interval attcacacattgttttattaaaagcaaacaacagaTTAAGATAAATTCATCTACAGCGGGCTGTTAATTGTTTGTTCTTGAAGCCTCTAGTGAAGAAtcaaatagtattttaatgtaatgtaacatggGAACAGATTATTCACAAGAGGCAAGAGGAAGACGAACAAGATGCAAGGTCATTAAGGTCAACATACCTCTACCACAGACACCCACAgaaaacagcttcctgttttctgtgtgtgtcattcttGACATTAGTCAAGGATATGACATAACCCTATGGGGCAAAGCCAGAGAGCAGTATAGTATTAAGTTATAAATTTAAGAGTTGAGTATAAATTAAGAGTTGATTTTTACTGTCAGCACCACAAAAATACtgaattaaacaaaaagaatatgTTGAACTTCATAGAGGCCTTTCTTACAATAAAGTCAtcctccagaaaaaaaaactcttgacACTTTGACACTCTCAGCATGCCATGTGTCATGATCTGTGTCTGGTTGtgttcagttttctgtcttgtgCCTATGTTGTCTCGTcgcttcctgttttattttgacatttgactctcctctcgtttcaggtatCTTGCCCTTCCTCCTGGTGTCTGCCGTTGGTCTGATTGTCTTCCCCGCCCtgattgtttccacctgttccccattaCCTTGTGTAGATCTGCCTGTGTTTCCCTTTGTTctgtgccagttcgtcttgtttttgttcatgaaCCTCCCGGCCCCACGCTGCAAGTCTTTGTCAATTCAGGCTGTGTACTTTAttactttgttttgtctctcattTAGTCTCAACTCTAGTGTTGTTACTTTGCTACTTTGTGCTTAGtcatgttattttgttattttgttattttgttactTTGTTGTTTCCTCACCGAGTGATTTTTTGTTCTCTGGcgtttgctgttttttcctctctgagaGAGATTTTCTGTTGTACTTTGTCAATAAATATCATTTAGTTGAACTTTCGTCTTTTGAGTCGTGCATTTGGGTCCTGTCCTAGTTCGAGTCTGACACCATGTGGGAGATGAACTGCGACGATATCTTTTTCCACGGAAGACGTTTTACCTTTTAACTTTAAACATACGAGGAAACACAGCACAAGTGTTACTGCtcacattaacaatggctctgtgtGTCCTAgtgctgtgtgactgtgtgacagggagccagcatgaacaaatgccaggaccctgaaacttAAGCTGCTACATGAAATTTCaccatcattcatttcattatttacacctgtgcttctccAACTGTCACATGTCAGAGAGTCCAGGTGCTTTAATgatcagaggaggagagtgaattTTACAATTATGCACAAATTACATGCTGAGAATTTTAAAGGCTGATTCTGATACTTTTTAAGAGTCAAGAAGACAAAGAAGGCTGAGAAACATAATTTAGACCATCACATCTTTCattttgtaattaattaatataaatacaagagatgttgctgttgaattttttaaaatattctttgCTATATTTAATGCCTTGTTGATATTTACTTGTGCACTTGAGTTGCACAGTATGACCTTGTTGCTTGGTCGTTCTATCAACATtgtttccatgttttattttgaaaagattatgtgaatgagtgaatgacaAATTTTAAAGTGCTTTCTCCATTGAGGTAGACAGGCACAATACAAGTTGTAGCTGTTAATTTTTAATGCTGTGAGCACAGCAAACTAAATTTATCTccactgtattttaaaatgctgGTAAACTAAACCAAATCTGCTTGTCTTGATACCAGCTGACATAAGTGATAAAATATATCTTCATCCTTTACATCTGTGCGCTCTGTGAGTGTAGCCGCTTAAAGACTTTATCAAATGTAACAGTCTTTACTATTTATCAATTCTAATTGGAAATTAAATGAACTCACTGCATTGCCAGTGATGCTCAGATATAAAGATTGTGTTTCCTGATACTACATTCTGACATTCTCTTTCACTACTGATTCCTGATCATGATCTGTGGTATTTGGTCACCGATACTGGTGTGGAAGGCGTGGGGACCTACAAttacaacaacacaatgaaaaggCTACCCTGTCATTCAGTAGCTGTGTTGCAGCCTGTGGTTGGAGCTGGAGTGCAGCTGGAAGAGCTCCCCTCATCCAATCAGCACAGGGCATGCATGAGTCACTTCCTTGTGTTTGCTCCCTTATTTGGCATGAAGGGGGCGGCCCCTCTTCTGACTAGGAAGGAAAATGGTGGAAAGGAAAGCCAGACGATTTCAGTAGACAGAGGGATACCAACAGTTTTATCTCTGGTGAGTAAACATCTGCTGCGTAAGTGCTTTGTAATCTCAGCTCTGAAGGATATTTGGATTATGGGTGATATCTTAGTCAGCtggaaatgatgaaatgaaagtgaagtgaGTGAATGATTGAGTATTCAAATGTGTGCTTGGATAGAAATCAGGAAATGAGAAACAAGCttgaaacaaaacagcagcacatctcgagttaaagttaaagttacaGTTGCCAAATAGCTACTGAAGTTTATTTGCACTGTTAAAGATGATAGACTGAAGATCACGACCATTTGTttatttccagtcttttttGTGTTACTACAAATGACGACACACCCACTGTTGTTCCTGAGTTATTTTTCCAGCTGGACAACATTGAGATGGATGAGTAATATCAAAGCTATGAGGATAAATCAGTTACAGTTGGGTTTGGGTCTGTGGTGCTAAAAATTCATAATTTCCAGAATATTTGTTGGTCTTCTTAGTTGTCTATGATATTTAAATAAGTATATTGTGTTTCAGACTAttagtaaaacaaaacaagttatttCAATATGTAAATGTGGGCTTTGGCAAATTGTGTTGGTCATATTTTACTCTTCTgatttatattgatatatatatatatatatatatctgataTTTTCTGCtcaatcaaaaaaacaatgataagtctcatcaataatgaaaatattcttgACTTCCAGCTCTAGTATCCTCCTCTGCTCACACATTGAAGCTCTGTGTGTCTCATTAGACAACACAGACCCCCATGTGGGCGACCTGTTGCTAGTAACATTAGAGTGTAAGATGACACCTTTTGCAATACGGCATACATGCAGCAGCTGGTGACATGTGGGCTGCAGGCTCAGTAACCTCAGAGTTAGCCCTAACTTACTTTTTAGGATAATGCAAGAAGAAGCAATATTTGACTCTCTGTGACTTAGTTGTGAGTTTAAGCTCTTGTTTACTATATCTAGAAAGGTTGTGGTCCGATGCTGGGGTACTATGCAGAGTATGGATTCAGTTTTACATAACATATGgtgcctgtttttttgttttgttttatctctaCAGCCTCCAGACTCACATTGTGTGGACCTTAAATTGGCAGAAGAACAGTGATGGCTGATGCAGGACAGATCAAGAAAACTGCAGCCAAGGTGCTGTGCTGCGTCGAGAAGGTGTCCTCATTTGCCTCCTCCATCGACCCCATCTTTGGCATCGTCTCCTCCCTGGTTGGCGTGGCTCGCAAGGGCCTGATTGACGAGGAGGGCCATGCTCTGGACAAGGACTTCCAGGCAATCCACACCAAGCTAGAGAGCATCTCGCAAAAGAACCAACTATGCCTGAGGCAGATTCGCATCGACGAGGTAAACGAAACCTATGGCAAGTATGAAGAGTACATCAAGCACCAGTACACTGCCTTCAACAGCATGGTGGCGCAGGTGAAGAAAGATCCAGACAACTCCCAGCGCTACATGGAGACCTTTGAGAAGATATACGAGAGAGACAAGAGTGACATGAGCCTGGACGTGTACTACCGTGGTGTTATGGGTACAAACTCTGTGTTTGGAAAACCCCTGCTGAAGGTGTATCTGGAAAACTGCGATGGCGACCGCGAGATCATGGAGTACCGCTGTTCACACATCTCCCACCTATTCCACATGGGCCTCATCGCTCTCATGGGCTACACAGCTGTTacagaggatgatgaagatgaggtgCGGGAGAAGTGGTCTAAGAGGGTGGAGGACATCCAGAAGAAGATGCAGGAGGTGCTCAGTCAgtgcaaagacaaagacaagtcATCCTGAATGTGgaccgacagagagagaggacatcCTCTGGGTTTGAAGGCAACATCACAGGGAACACATCTGTACTCTCAGCTGTGGAccaataaaaaagacaaattatattacaaatatatataaaccaAAGTCATGTTTGCGTTTGTGCACACGAGCTGCAGCTGATATATGTATTGCAGCATTTAGTTATTGCATCGACattgtatgttattttttgtttcaaaaaggACCACTGTATGTTTCAGCTGCTTAGTGGTACATGCCAATAAATGATGAAGTTTTATACAATCGTTtcaattaaaatgtataaattgtACATTTGCGGGCACAACTCTGTTCAAAATGTATTAATACTATGTATCAACGCAGCACACACAACCCCGCCTCTTCTAGAAAAACCAGCTCTTATTACATTGgttgaaaatatttgaaagtaATACCAGAGAAACAATTAACTTGAGCTAACCTGCAGAGGTCAAATGCTAGAATGCCAAATCATCATAAGACAATGACGAAGGGCAATCATGGTAATAAAAGATAATGTCATATGATGTCATTAGTCCCTGACCTGCATGAGATTCCTGTCAGTACAACCTCATGCTGTGATGCCAAACATTGTTCAAACCTCCAAAGCATTACTTTAAATTCTAACAGAGATCCCAAAGTTTCCAAAGTTACCAAATACTGAGTTTGAAAGTCAGGCTGAATTTTGGGAAAATGCATCCAAAATGAGGTGCAAACATTtggagtatttccatttcatgaaAAAGCGGAGCCATAAAACACATTCTTTAATGAAGAGTTTGAAAAAAGTGTCAGTATTGATTAATAGTACTATCTTTGAAGGTAAATGattctgtgaaataaaaactgaatttggaAGAAGGCAATTTgtagaataaaaacatctgacaaaataaaaaataacataaaatttaAGCCAAATCCTCCGTCCTTCAGGATGAGGGATGAAATAGTATTTCATAACTGTAAGTTGTTTTTTAGACATCAATTTAATCATTTCATGATTTAAGTGATATGTTGTCTGCTTTCATtcatgtcattgtgtttttcatcaAGGACTATTTGTTCCTTTAATACTGAACACTTTGGGCCTCCATAGAAATGGGTGTGTTTCATAAGTGATGGAATATGAGCTGTGCTTCTACAATTAAACACATACAGACGAGTACGAACACCTACACTGGTTCTAGGTCTATGCATAatgctgtgttgctgtgcagCCCGCACTGAGTCCCCCTCACCGCCAGAGTCCTCTGTTTTCCAGCCGGAGCTGCTGTAACGAAACGTAACGTgattcctctgtttgtttctgcagcCCTGCCCCAAATTAAAGGCCTGCGAACAATTTTAACATAAATCTGCTGTGGAAGTTCACCCGGAGCAGCGTCCCGGCTGCGGACTGATCAACCTAACCCAGCAACACCGTCTGAAGGCGGGGAGAGGCGGTGTTTGCTCTGTCTGAGGACAAGTCACGTCGACTTCGGTAAGTTTCCGCTGCTCAACGGGCGGAAAGGCGATGATGATGTGAGTTAGCAGCATCCCGGCTACAGCTGCTGGTTCAGTGGTAAAAGTTGATCCTGGTTGTTGTGGAGAAGAACATATATGAACCCTGGATAGATCCGGCAGCACGAGGTGTAATGTAAAACACAGTATGTAAAAGACTTGGTGTAATAACTGTTTAAAGACAACAGAGAATTTGGTTTCCGGGGCGTGACTTTCCTTCAAATTCAACAAGTTGATTTTTGATCTAATgattatgaaaattattttaccTTTAAGATTTAAACGCGTTTATCAACATATTCcgttgttaagatatttcataCAGCCAACCGAGGTGTGGTTTACTCGcctgttgtctgttttattttatttatttctctacTTCTGTACATTTGGGTGCAGTACTTTCACTTTAACGCATATAACGTTCAGACTGCCTTGTTGCTGAGTCTCTGTAACGTATTATCAAGTGTTATTACCACAGTCATAAAGCATCAGAGTTGAACTGATAAGTCGATTGATtcaattaatcagcaactgttaatcaaaactaaaactatGAAACGAGAAAATAGTAGGCAGagtaatcagtaatgaaaataactgagtTGACGCCCTATCAGCATAACACTTCACAATATCAAGTGTCACAGTTGGTTGTATATGCTTTATACATTAtgcataaaaggccataaataTAAATGCTGGTGTGAGTAACTATGTTGAGTGTCTCTGATCATGGCCTGCAATTGCAGTTAGTTTCTCTGCCACTGAGTGATTTTTACTATAGCAGTAGCAAAGGCCAAGAACAAAGGTACATTTAAACATCTTTGATAATTATATTgtttaattgtaatttattataacattaagttttatcaaatgttatttcttctgttttttttttaaattgcattcaACTGGTCCTTCTAACTAAgtgaaatgagaaataaatactaaataaatatcatcatataaaaagataaaaacagaacatcCTCACATTTGCCAAAATTCAACCAGAGAAGTGCTTCAACATTAGATATATTGTCTCTGACACCA includes:
- the rpz2 gene encoding rapunzel 2 is translated as MADAGQIKKTAAKVLCCVEKVSSFASSIDPIFGIVSSLVGVARKGLIDEEGHALDKDFQAIHTKLESISQKNQLCLRQIRIDEVNETYGKYEEYIKHQYTAFNSMVAQVKKDPDNSQRYMETFEKIYERDKSDMSLDVYYRGVMGTNSVFGKPLLKVYLENCDGDREIMEYRCSHISHLFHMGLIALMGYTAVTEDDEDEVREKWSKRVEDIQKKMQEVLSQCKDKDKSS